A single region of the Methanobrevibacter sp. genome encodes:
- a CDS encoding ATP synthase subunit A, whose translation MIIEGNIIKIAGPVIIADGMRGAQMLEMVRVGDEKLIGEIIELEGDTATIQVYEETAGIQPGEVVECTGGPLSVELGPGVMSSIFDGIQRPLRIIREESGDFIARGIDVDSVNKEKKWAFKPVAKVGDKVKGGDVLGEVQETTAVLHKIMVPPTLEGEVTEIAAEGEYTVLEDIAEVAGEKVQMLQKWPVKRSRPYIEKLDPDIPLVTGQRAQDTFFSVAKGGAAAIPGPFGSGKTVTQQQLAKWADADIVVYIGCGERGNEMTEVLTEFPFLDDPKTGNPLMDRTVLIANTSNMPVAAREACVYTGITIAEYYRDQGYDVALMADSTSRWAEAMREISGRLEEMPGEEGYPAYLASRLAQFYERAGRVKTIGSEPNVASISVVGAVSPPGGDLSEPVTQNTLRICKVFWALDASLADKRHFPSIDWLQSYSLYVDSIEGWWAENVAADWRATRDQAMGLLQKESELQEIVQLVGPDALPETDQATLETTRMLREDFLQQNAFDEVDTYCAPDKQYKMLKTILLFYKESLAAVNRGAPIANIVALPVKEEIGKMKYIPQDEFDAKIADIQAAITKQCSEA comes from the coding sequence ATGATTATTGAAGGAAATATTATTAAGATTGCTGGGCCTGTTATTATCGCAGATGGTATGAGAGGGGCTCAGATGCTTGAGATGGTTAGGGTAGGTGACGAAAAGCTTATCGGGGAAATCATCGAGCTTGAAGGTGACACCGCAACTATCCAAGTATACGAAGAAACAGCCGGTATCCAACCGGGTGAAGTAGTTGAATGTACTGGTGGTCCATTATCAGTAGAACTCGGTCCTGGTGTAATGAGTTCTATTTTCGATGGAATTCAAAGACCTTTAAGAATCATCAGAGAAGAATCTGGTGACTTCATTGCTAGAGGAATCGATGTAGATTCTGTAAACAAAGAGAAAAAATGGGCATTTAAACCAGTAGCAAAAGTTGGAGACAAAGTAAAAGGTGGAGACGTACTTGGTGAAGTTCAAGAAACTACTGCAGTTTTACACAAAATCATGGTTCCACCAACATTAGAAGGTGAAGTAACTGAAATCGCAGCTGAAGGTGAATACACTGTACTCGAAGACATCGCTGAAGTAGCTGGTGAAAAAGTTCAAATGCTCCAAAAATGGCCTGTAAAAAGAAGCCGTCCATATATTGAAAAATTAGATCCAGATATACCATTAGTAACTGGTCAAAGGGCACAAGATACTTTCTTCTCCGTAGCTAAAGGAGGAGCAGCAGCTATCCCAGGTCCTTTCGGATCAGGTAAAACTGTTACTCAACAACAATTAGCTAAATGGGCTGACGCAGATATTGTTGTATATATCGGATGTGGAGAACGTGGTAATGAAATGACTGAAGTACTTACTGAATTCCCATTCCTTGACGACCCAAAAACTGGTAACCCATTAATGGACAGAACTGTTCTTATTGCTAACACTTCAAACATGCCGGTAGCAGCTAGGGAAGCATGTGTATATACTGGTATTACTATTGCTGAATACTATCGTGACCAAGGTTACGATGTAGCACTTATGGCTGATTCAACCTCAAGATGGGCTGAAGCTATGAGGGAAATTTCTGGAAGATTAGAAGAAATGCCTGGGGAAGAAGGTTACCCTGCATACTTAGCATCCAGATTAGCTCAATTCTACGAAAGAGCTGGAAGAGTAAAAACTATTGGTAGCGAACCAAATGTAGCATCTATTTCTGTAGTTGGTGCTGTATCACCTCCTGGTGGGGACTTATCCGAACCTGTTACACAAAACACCTTACGTATTTGTAAAGTGTTCTGGGCGTTAGATGCATCTCTTGCAGATAAACGTCACTTCCCTTCAATTGACTGGTTACAAAGTTACTCATTATATGTAGACAGTATTGAAGGATGGTGGGCTGAAAACGTAGCTGCAGACTGGAGAGCAACTCGTGACCAAGCTATGGGATTATTACAAAAAGAATCCGAGTTACAAGAAATTGTACAATTAGTCGGTCCTGATGCATTACCAGAAACTGACCAAGCTACTTTAGAAACTACACGTATGTTAAGAGAAGATTTCTTACAACAAAATGCATTTGATGAAGTAGATACATACTGTGCACCTGACAAACAGTACAAAATGTTAAAAACCATTTTATTATTCTACAAAGAATCTCTTGCAGCAGTTAACAGAGGAG